The region TACCGCAAGCTGGCACTTAAGTATCACCCAGATAAAAACGAGAGCGCAGACGCGAAGAAAAGGTTCCAGGAAATAGGAGAGGCCTACAGCATTTTGTCGGACGATGCGTCGAGAGAAAACTACGACAAAGGAGGACTGAAAAACGCAAGGTGCATGAACAACCTGGACATCGACCCGTCAGTGCTGTTCGTCATGCTCTTCGGATGcgacctgctggaggagtACATAGGCACGGTGAGGCTGGAGTCGGCAATCAGATATAGCATAAACCACCTGGACGGAAAGATACAGGGAGATTTGATGGGATTCAGCTACAGGAGTTACGGAGGACCCTCGCATGGCACGGCAATCTCGACGCACAAGGACGACGTCTTCTCGTACATAGGCACGGTGGAAACGTACAGAATAGCGAAGCTGGCAGTGCTGCTGAGAGATAGAATAAACAGGTTCACGCAACTTAACGTGCTGCCGGACGATTTTTTGCAATTCATGGAGAAAGCGAGCGAGGAAATGTacgtggacctgctggTCTCCTCAGTGGGATGGATATACGAAAACGCAGCGGACACGTACATATCGGAGACGACCTCGTTCCTGGGCCTGGGAGCGGCTATGCCGAACCTGCAGTCAGTGGGAaggaacctgaacaacgGAATCAACATAGTGAAGGCCTCAGTGAACGCAGTGGGCCTGCTGAGTCAGTTCAAGTCGCTGTACGATAGCAAGGCGAAGAACCACGGTGCAGAAAAGGGAAGCAAGCTTGAATGTGACGAGTCGGGCAACGACGAGGCCTACAACGATAACGGCATGACGCTGCCGCCGGGCATCAAAGAGGAGCAGGTGATGGAGACAGTGGAGGCGGTGCTCGACTGCATCATGACAGTCGTGGTCTACGACGTCGAGTCCGCAGTGAGGCAGGCCTGCTTCAAGGTCTGCAAGGACGAGGACGTCGACGAGAAGACGAGGCTGAAGCGCGCTCAcgtgatgaagaagatgggGACGCGGATGCAGGAAATAGCGGAGGGCGTGCGCAAGAGGCAGGGGAAGTCGAAGGTGGACACGAGTAAGCTCATTCAGCAGGCCTACGTCAGAGCCAAAAAAATGTCAGACAAGGCCGAGTAGGGTCCGAAACGTAAtatagtataaatataaagtgCGTATTGAGTAGGTGGTACATTTGGAATAGGTAGTACTTATAGAATACATAATACTTATTAAATGGTGGTACATATTGAGTAGGGAACACATAAGCCAAAATGGTGTCAATACTAGGGGTTGAGCTGCGATGCGTTGCAGAGTCGCGCGTTGGGGTTGAAGCTAGTTTAACTAGCTGATGTCCACGCCGGTGTCCGGGCTCACGAGACAGTCGACGAGGGCGTTGAACTCGCGCCTGGGAAGGAGCCTCGGGTAGAATTCGCCGGTGCCCCGGGCGGGGTTCCGCAGCCTCTCCTTCAGAGAGTCGAGGCTCGCGACGAAGCGCAGGTCTAGGACTGAGAGCAGCTCGTTCTGGTGGCGGCCCTTGGCGTCAGGATTCGGAACGAAGATCGCAGCCTTTTCGTGCCGAAAGACCTCGAGAAGGTTACCGGCGCCCAGGTGCGATATGACGAGGTCCGCCTGCCTCACGCAGGCGCAGAAGTCGTCGAGGTACCGCTCTACGGTGACGTGGAGCACGACGCTCCGGGGGAAGAAGCTGCCCCTGCCGAGCTGGTATACCACGTGGGTGTAGCCCAGACGCTGAAGCTCGCGCTGGaagtcctcctcgtccactTTCCTGACTAGCGAGTTGAATTTCGAAGTGCCGACGGTCACGAGGACGGCCTTAGCCCCTTGGGGCAGTGGATTTCCCATGAGACAATAAACCGGTTTATTATGGGATTCTGCTTACCATGTATGTCCTTCGTATCTTCTGCTGACAAAAAGCCGTTTTTTCCGGAATTTAGACTCTACAAAAAC is a window of Theileria orientalis strain Shintoku DNA, chromosome 2, complete genome DNA encoding:
- a CDS encoding predicted protein; translation: MDGKSKDSTIIKPESSGSNSLFSEWIDYIWENTPNISNLIQFGEKEEKYSLTRDYESAHRLYESMTNRLKNQTFTDGSRSNAKGDSTSEGNEANKKPRGVSVDTILYDRLELKPTATKAEIKASYRKLALKYHPDKNESADAKKRFQEIGEAYSILSDDASRENYDKGGLKNARCMNNLDIDPSVLFVMLFGCDLLEEYIGTVRLESAIRYSINHLDGKIQGDLMGFSYRSYGGPSHGTAISTHKDDVFSYIGTVETYRIAKLAVLLRDRINRFTQLNVLPDDFLQFMEKASEEMYVDLLVSSVGWIYENAADTYISETTSFLGLGAAMPNLQSVGRNLNNGINIVKASVNAVGLLSQFKSLYDSKAKNHGAEKGSKLECDESGNDEAYNDNGMTLPPGIKEEQVMETVEAVLDCIMTVVVYDVESAVRQACFKVCKDEDVDEKTRLKRAHVMKKMGTRMQEIAEGVRKRQGKSKVDTSKLIQQAYVRAKKMSDKAE
- a CDS encoding uncharacterized protein (glycosyltransferase 28, C-terminal domain containing protein), which translates into the protein MGNPLPQGAKAVLVTVGTSKFNSLVRKVDEEDFQRELQRLGYTHVVYQLGRGSFFPRSVVLHVTVERYLDDFCACVRQADLVISHLGAGNLLEVFRHEKAAIFVPNPDAKGRHQNELLSVLDLRFVASLDSLKERLRNPARGTGEFYPRLLPRREFNALVDCLVSPDTGVDIS